One genomic window of Inquilinus sp. KBS0705 includes the following:
- the infB gene encoding translation initiation factor IF-2 produces MSEDKSIKLIKAVKELNIGMGTIVDFLATKGYKVEKQPMAKLDNDMYTTLLKEFAVDKIIKEEAKQISIGKIRKEEPGAVPETTKPVEGRRSRDFENEEILIKNTGHFTPAPADKPKPAEPAAPAKTEERADASLPGVKVIGKIDLNNLGAKPPVAEKAQPEPAKAAEPVKETVAPVVEAPAPKAPELVKEVAAPIAETPKAAEPVAEKAPEAPKAPEPVKEVAAPVAETPVADAATSGDDAPEDEVIRANAERLTGPKIIGKIQLPVNAPKRNNPVASSSNTAGNAADQKRKRKRKDSQGGNGGQQAPPTGNINPNRPDFRNRPTAPPGGGNRPDFRGGRNAPPTGGPKEEPSEKDIQDQIKATLARLSGAGKSGKFAQRAKFRRQKRDDVAATAEELAMEQDAQSKVLRVTEFVTANELAIMMDVSVTQIISTCMSLGMFVSINQRLDAETLSIVADEFGYQVEFVKPQDEEANLDIEDDPADLVPRAPIVTIMGHVDHGKTSLLDFIRKTNVIGGEAGGITQHIGAYEVTLPEEKGKITFLDTPGHEAFTAMRARGAQVTDIVIIVIAADDSVMPQTREAINHAQAAGAPIIFAFNKIDRPGANADKIREQLSAMNILVEEWGGKYQTQEISAKTGLNVELLLEKVLLEAELLELKANPNKRAVGTVIEAALDKGRGIVTTILVQAGRLKVGDPILAGCYSGRVKALTNERGQRVESAGPSTPVQVLGMQGAPTAGDKFNALDSEVEAREIANKRLQLQREQGLRTQKHITLDEIGRRLAVGNFKELNIIVKGDVDGSIEALSDSLLKLSTEQIQVNIISKAVGQISESDVLLASASDAIIIGFQVRPSGGARKLAEAEQIDIRLYSIIYDAINEIKAAMEGMLAPTFEEKIVANVEIRETFKISKVGTIAGCMVLDGKINRNSKIRIIRDGVVVHTGELASLKRFKDDVKEVATGYECGLNIANYNNIEVGDIVEAYENVEVKRKLT; encoded by the coding sequence ATGTCAGAAGACAAATCCATAAAATTAATAAAAGCGGTAAAAGAATTAAACATTGGTATGGGTACCATTGTCGATTTTTTAGCGACCAAAGGCTACAAAGTAGAAAAGCAGCCAATGGCCAAGCTGGATAACGATATGTACACAACCCTGTTAAAGGAGTTTGCTGTTGATAAAATTATTAAGGAGGAGGCCAAGCAGATCAGTATAGGCAAAATCAGGAAAGAAGAACCTGGTGCAGTGCCCGAAACTACTAAGCCCGTTGAGGGCCGTCGTTCGCGAGATTTCGAGAACGAAGAGATACTGATTAAAAACACCGGCCACTTTACTCCGGCCCCGGCCGATAAGCCAAAACCGGCAGAGCCGGCTGCTCCGGCTAAAACCGAAGAGCGTGCCGATGCATCATTGCCCGGTGTTAAGGTAATTGGTAAAATAGACCTTAATAACCTTGGTGCTAAACCACCTGTTGCAGAAAAAGCACAGCCCGAGCCGGCCAAAGCTGCGGAGCCAGTTAAGGAAACTGTCGCACCTGTTGTAGAAGCACCTGCGCCAAAAGCGCCGGAACTTGTCAAAGAGGTTGCCGCACCTATTGCAGAAACACCAAAAGCAGCCGAGCCGGTAGCAGAAAAAGCCCCGGAAGCGCCAAAAGCACCCGAACCGGTTAAAGAAGTTGCTGCACCTGTTGCAGAAACCCCGGTTGCTGATGCAGCCACAAGCGGCGATGACGCGCCTGAAGATGAAGTAATACGCGCCAATGCAGAAAGGCTTACAGGCCCTAAAATTATTGGTAAGATACAGTTACCTGTTAATGCGCCTAAGCGTAATAACCCGGTAGCCTCGTCGTCTAACACAGCAGGTAACGCTGCCGATCAGAAACGTAAGCGTAAGCGTAAAGATAGCCAGGGTGGCAATGGTGGCCAGCAGGCCCCGCCAACAGGCAATATCAATCCAAACCGTCCCGATTTCAGGAACAGGCCAACTGCCCCTCCGGGAGGTGGTAACCGTCCCGATTTTAGAGGAGGCAGAAACGCGCCACCTACAGGCGGCCCTAAAGAAGAACCATCTGAAAAGGATATACAAGACCAGATAAAAGCTACACTTGCACGCTTAAGCGGCGCAGGTAAAAGCGGTAAGTTTGCCCAGCGTGCTAAATTCCGTCGTCAAAAACGTGATGATGTGGCTGCAACTGCCGAAGAACTGGCAATGGAGCAGGATGCCCAATCGAAAGTATTAAGGGTAACCGAGTTTGTTACAGCAAATGAGCTGGCCATAATGATGGATGTATCTGTAACACAGATCATATCTACCTGTATGAGCTTGGGGATGTTTGTGTCTATTAACCAGCGTTTGGATGCCGAAACATTAAGCATTGTTGCTGATGAGTTTGGCTACCAAGTTGAGTTTGTAAAACCACAGGACGAAGAAGCCAATTTGGACATTGAAGATGATCCGGCTGATTTAGTACCGCGCGCGCCAATTGTGACCATAATGGGCCACGTTGACCACGGTAAAACATCGTTACTCGATTTTATACGCAAAACAAACGTAATAGGCGGCGAAGCAGGGGGTATAACCCAGCACATTGGCGCTTATGAAGTTACTTTACCTGAAGAAAAAGGAAAAATAACTTTCCTGGATACACCGGGTCACGAGGCGTTTACCGCCATGCGTGCAAGGGGTGCACAGGTAACAGATATTGTTATTATAGTTATTGCTGCTGATGATAGCGTGATGCCGCAAACCCGCGAGGCCATAAACCACGCGCAGGCTGCAGGTGCACCTATTATATTTGCCTTTAACAAAATTGACAGGCCGGGTGCCAACGCCGATAAGATACGCGAGCAGTTATCGGCCATGAACATATTGGTAGAAGAATGGGGTGGTAAATACCAAACCCAGGAAATATCTGCCAAAACCGGTTTAAATGTTGAATTGCTGTTAGAAAAAGTATTACTTGAAGCCGAGTTGCTTGAATTAAAGGCTAACCCTAATAAGCGTGCCGTAGGTACCGTAATTGAGGCAGCCTTAGATAAAGGCCGTGGTATAGTAACTACTATATTGGTACAGGCAGGCCGCCTAAAAGTGGGCGACCCAATATTAGCCGGTTGCTATAGCGGGCGTGTTAAAGCCTTAACCAACGAACGTGGCCAAAGGGTTGAATCGGCAGGGCCATCAACGCCGGTACAGGTGTTGGGTATGCAGGGCGCACCTACAGCGGGCGATAAGTTTAACGCTTTAGACAGCGAAGTTGAAGCACGCGAAATTGCAAACAAACGTTTACAATTACAACGCGAGCAAGGCTTACGTACTCAGAAACACATTACACTTGACGAGATAGGCCGCCGTTTGGCAGTTGGTAACTTTAAGGAACTTAACATTATTGTTAAGGGTGACGTGGATGGATCTATCGAGGCTTTATCAGATTCGTTATTAAAATTATCTACCGAGCAAATACAGGTTAATATCATATCAAAAGCAGTTGGTCAGATATCAGAGTCGGACGTATTGCTGGCATCAGCATCAGATGCGATCATCATTGGTTTCCAGGTACGCCCATCAGGCGGTGCCCGTAAACTTGCCGAGGCTGAGCAAATTGATATCAGGCTTTACTCCATCATCTACGACGCTATCAACGAGATAAAAGCGGCGATGGAAGGTATGCTTGCCCCAACATTTGAAGAGAAGATTGTAGCTAACGTTGAAATACGCGAAACCTTTAAAATTAGCAAAGTGGGTACCATTGCAGGTTGTATGGTATTAGATGGTAAGATAAACCGTAACAGCAAAATACGTATCATCCGTGATGGCGTAGTTGTACATACCGGCGAGCTTGCATCACTTAAACGCTTTAAAGACGATGTTAAAGAGGTAGCTACCGGTTACGAATGCGGGTTAAATATTGCAAACTACAACAACATTGAAGTTGGCGATATAGTTGAAGCATACGAAAACGTAGAAGTAAAACGTAAGCTTACCTAA
- a CDS encoding thiamine phosphate synthase → MKKYISKFHYLTQDLPNRSHVEQAQIACEAGANWVQYRCMTKNDGELIAEINQIAAICDDWGATLILTNHYHLLDKVDAQGVHIEDFDADFAAIRNVITDEKTLGASATNIEALLRVQNSGMVDYCGYGPFAHTDTKPNNKPLLGYEGYRELERQPIDIPVIAVGGVQLKDVDLLLKTGIYGIAVSAAVNLSLDPNGMVKEFYRKIY, encoded by the coding sequence ATGAAAAAGTATATCTCCAAATTCCATTATCTAACGCAGGACCTGCCCAACCGCAGCCATGTAGAACAGGCCCAAATTGCCTGCGAAGCCGGGGCCAATTGGGTGCAGTACCGCTGCATGACCAAAAACGACGGGGAATTAATAGCTGAGATAAACCAGATAGCTGCCATTTGCGATGATTGGGGCGCTACGCTGATACTAACCAACCATTACCACCTGCTGGACAAGGTAGACGCGCAGGGCGTGCACATAGAAGATTTTGATGCCGACTTTGCCGCCATACGCAACGTAATAACCGACGAGAAAACTTTAGGTGCTTCAGCTACGAATATCGAGGCGTTATTAAGGGTGCAAAACTCCGGCATGGTTGATTATTGTGGTTATGGCCCCTTTGCGCATACCGATACCAAGCCCAACAATAAGCCGCTTTTGGGTTACGAAGGCTACCGCGAACTGGAACGCCAGCCGATAGATATACCTGTGATTGCTGTTGGGGGTGTACAATTAAAAGATGTAGACCTGCTTTTAAAAACAGGTATTTATGGCATCGCCGTATCGGCCGCCGTTAACCTGTCGCTTGACCCGAATGGGATGGTAAAAGAGTTTTATCGTAAGATCTATTAA
- a CDS encoding alkaline phosphatase family protein — MRIKLLLTLSFAATVLNLSAQNKRTVTATAATLSRPKLVVGIVVDQMRWDYLYRYYDRYQNGGFKRMLNEGFTCENTQIDYIPTVTAAGHSCIYTGSVPSIHGIAGNDFIVQATGKAMYCTDDSTVVAVGSTSAAGKMSPRNLLVTTVTDELRLATNFRSKVIGIALKDRGGILPAGHAANAAYWFDDSNGSWISSTYYMADLPAWVKNVNAQKSAEKYLKQDWNTLYPISTYAQSAPDNSPKYEGKYSGADAPTFPVKTSELYKGRIGMVRSTPYGNTITLEMAKAAVENEQLGNHTVTDFLAVSCSSTDYIGHQFGPNSVEIEDTYLRLDKDLASFFTYLDEKVGKGNYTVFLSADHGAAHNPTFLTDHNIPAGNWSEAPALAGLNKLLEDKYKIKRPVLNFENYQVNLNYAALKKDNISEDAVKYDCVQYLKTLPEIAYAVDMAHVQEASIPQDLKVRIQNGYNAERSGTIQIILKPGWFSGNHGATGTTHGSWNPYDAHIPLVFMGWGVKHGSLVRETHMTDIAPTIAALLHIQAPNGNIGKPIGEVLK, encoded by the coding sequence ATGAGAATAAAATTGCTGCTTACGCTAAGCTTTGCTGCTACTGTATTAAATCTATCAGCCCAAAATAAACGGACTGTCACCGCAACTGCTGCTACTTTATCCCGCCCAAAGCTGGTTGTTGGCATCGTAGTTGACCAAATGCGCTGGGATTACCTGTACCGTTATTACGACCGTTATCAAAACGGCGGCTTCAAGCGCATGCTTAACGAAGGATTTACTTGCGAAAACACCCAAATAGATTATATACCCACGGTTACTGCCGCCGGGCATAGCTGTATTTATACGGGATCAGTACCATCTATACATGGTATTGCCGGTAACGATTTTATAGTACAAGCCACCGGCAAAGCCATGTACTGTACAGACGATAGTACCGTTGTTGCAGTAGGGAGTACGTCGGCGGCCGGCAAAATGTCGCCGCGCAATTTGTTGGTTACAACAGTTACCGACGAATTAAGATTAGCAACCAACTTCCGGTCGAAAGTTATTGGCATCGCGTTAAAGGACCGCGGCGGAATATTACCGGCAGGGCATGCTGCCAACGCAGCGTACTGGTTTGATGATAGCAACGGCAGCTGGATAAGCAGCACTTATTACATGGCCGACCTGCCTGCATGGGTTAAAAATGTTAATGCCCAAAAATCGGCGGAAAAGTATCTGAAGCAAGATTGGAACACCCTTTACCCTATTAGTACCTATGCGCAAAGTGCGCCGGATAACAGCCCGAAATACGAAGGCAAATATAGTGGCGCTGATGCGCCAACCTTCCCGGTTAAAACATCGGAGTTGTATAAAGGCCGAATCGGTATGGTACGATCGACACCGTACGGCAATACCATTACTTTAGAGATGGCAAAAGCCGCGGTAGAAAATGAGCAATTAGGCAACCATACTGTAACCGATTTTTTAGCAGTAAGCTGCTCATCTACCGATTATATAGGTCACCAGTTTGGTCCGAATTCTGTGGAGATTGAGGATACTTACCTGCGTTTGGATAAAGACCTGGCATCATTTTTTACCTATTTAGATGAAAAAGTAGGCAAAGGCAATTACACCGTATTTTTAAGTGCCGACCATGGTGCCGCTCATAATCCCACCTTTTTAACCGACCACAATATACCGGCCGGCAACTGGAGCGAAGCGCCTGCTTTAGCGGGCTTAAATAAACTGCTTGAAGATAAATACAAAATAAAACGCCCGGTGCTTAATTTTGAGAACTACCAGGTAAACCTTAATTATGCCGCGCTTAAAAAAGACAATATCAGCGAAGACGCGGTTAAATATGACTGCGTACAATACCTTAAAACACTGCCCGAGATAGCGTACGCTGTTGATATGGCGCATGTGCAGGAAGCCAGCATTCCGCAAGACCTTAAGGTAAGGATACAAAACGGCTACAATGCCGAACGCAGCGGTACAATCCAGATAATTTTAAAACCGGGATGGTTTTCGGGCAACCATGGTGCTACGGGTACTACCCATGGTTCGTGGAACCCATACGATGCGCATATCCCGCTGGTATTTATGGGCTGGGGCGTTAAGCACGGCAGCCTGGTACGCGAAACCCATATGACGGATATTGCGCCAACTATTGCCGCCTTGTTACATATACAGGCGCCAAACGGTAACATTGGCAAACCGATAGGGGAAGTGTTGAAATAA
- a CDS encoding S9 family peptidase — protein MKKILTPLLLFVFAGASAQTMDVLTVEKIMRDPKWMGTSPSNIRWSDDSKKIYFNWNPDNAERDELFSITPANIKPQKISVAEHRDMIPEGGKWNKKLTLKTYEKNGDIYLLNIINGQSTRLINTTDRESNPTFSGDESSIIFTSGNNLFAFKLNKGELTQLTNFVKAKSDAKKTEKDNEQAAYLKKQQLELFDIIKKNEKDRKLDSAERSMLKAAKLKEIVIGDKRLSGVQVSPDGRYITYRVNQRAEGEKEDIVADFVTESGYVEGLPNRSKVGGPQGSSESFIFDTKRDSVYKIVTTDLPGIKDIPEYVKDYPKRLEELKKLNADRKVDVTGPYWSDDGKYAIVNVDAQDNKDRWLMKLDAATGKLSLLDRQHDDAWIGGPGTGAWFANGSLGYTDNTHFYYQSEASGYSHLYLADLATGDKKQLTSGKWEVQTLHLSNDKTTFYFTANIEHPGVTHFYRIPVTGGAPVKITSMKGGNEIDLSPDEKWLAIRYSYSNKPWELYVQPNKPGAKAVQVTNSTTPEFKSYPWREPEVISFKNRYGKDIYARLYLPKNPDPAKPAVVFVHGAGYLQNVHFWWSSYFREYMFNNMLTDNGYTVLDIDYTASSGYGRDIRTGIYRHMGGADLTDQVDGVKLLVDKYGVNPKHVGLYGGSYGGFITLMALFTQQDVFASGAALRSVTDWAHYNHGYTSNILNEPYNDEKAYRQSSPIYFADGLKGNLLMLHGMVDQNVNFQDIVRLTQRLIELHKQNWQLAPYPVEDHGFIQPSSWTDEYSRIYKLFETTLKGK, from the coding sequence ATGAAGAAAATACTGACCCCCTTATTGCTTTTTGTGTTTGCAGGCGCTTCGGCACAAACGATGGATGTGCTAACGGTCGAAAAAATAATGCGCGACCCAAAATGGATGGGTACATCGCCATCAAACATCCGCTGGAGCGACGATAGCAAAAAAATATACTTTAACTGGAACCCGGATAACGCCGAACGCGACGAGCTATTTTCTATAACCCCGGCCAACATTAAACCGCAAAAAATATCCGTAGCCGAGCACCGCGATATGATACCTGAAGGCGGCAAGTGGAACAAAAAGCTAACACTGAAAACCTATGAAAAGAATGGGGATATCTATTTACTGAATATTATTAACGGGCAATCAACCCGGCTTATCAACACTACCGATCGTGAAAGCAACCCAACATTCAGCGGTGATGAAAGCAGCATTATATTTACCAGTGGTAATAACCTGTTTGCGTTTAAACTTAACAAAGGCGAATTAACCCAGCTAACCAATTTTGTAAAAGCCAAAAGCGACGCAAAAAAAACCGAAAAAGATAATGAACAGGCCGCATATCTAAAAAAGCAGCAACTGGAGTTATTCGACATTATTAAGAAGAACGAGAAAGACCGCAAGCTGGATTCTGCCGAGCGCAGCATGCTTAAAGCAGCAAAGCTAAAAGAAATTGTTATTGGCGATAAAAGGCTAAGCGGTGTGCAGGTTAGTCCGGATGGAAGGTACATTACCTACCGCGTTAACCAGCGCGCCGAAGGCGAGAAAGAAGATATAGTAGCCGATTTTGTAACCGAAAGCGGCTATGTTGAAGGCTTGCCAAACCGCAGTAAAGTGGGCGGGCCACAAGGCAGTTCGGAGAGTTTTATTTTTGATACCAAACGAGATAGTGTTTACAAGATCGTCACGACTGACCTGCCCGGTATAAAAGATATACCTGAATATGTAAAAGATTACCCCAAACGTTTAGAAGAACTTAAAAAGCTAAATGCCGACCGCAAGGTTGATGTTACCGGCCCCTATTGGAGCGACGACGGCAAATATGCCATTGTAAACGTAGATGCGCAGGATAATAAAGACCGCTGGCTGATGAAACTGGATGCCGCAACCGGCAAGCTAAGCCTGCTTGACCGCCAGCACGATGATGCCTGGATAGGAGGCCCCGGTACCGGCGCATGGTTTGCCAACGGCAGCTTAGGCTATACCGATAACACCCACTTTTACTACCAAAGCGAAGCCAGCGGCTACTCGCACCTTTACCTTGCCGATTTGGCAACCGGCGATAAAAAACAACTAACATCGGGCAAATGGGAGGTGCAAACACTGCATTTATCAAACGATAAAACAACGTTTTACTTTACCGCCAATATCGAACATCCGGGCGTTACACACTTTTACCGTATACCGGTAACAGGTGGCGCACCGGTAAAAATCACATCGATGAAGGGCGGTAACGAGATAGACCTATCGCCGGATGAGAAATGGCTGGCTATACGGTACTCTTATTCAAACAAACCATGGGAACTTTATGTGCAGCCCAATAAACCAGGCGCAAAGGCAGTACAGGTAACCAACTCTACCACTCCCGAATTTAAATCGTACCCATGGCGCGAGCCGGAGGTGATCAGCTTTAAGAACCGTTACGGTAAAGATATTTACGCTCGTTTGTACCTGCCTAAAAACCCAGATCCGGCAAAGCCCGCGGTGGTGTTTGTGCACGGTGCCGGTTACCTGCAAAACGTTCATTTTTGGTGGAGCAGCTATTTCCGCGAGTATATGTTTAACAACATGCTTACCGATAATGGCTACACAGTATTAGATATTGATTACACAGCCAGTTCGGGCTATGGCCGTGATATACGCACCGGCATATACCGCCACATGGGCGGCGCAGATCTTACCGATCAGGTAGATGGTGTAAAATTGTTGGTAGATAAGTATGGCGTTAACCCTAAACATGTAGGCCTGTATGGCGGCTCGTACGGGGGCTTTATTACACTAATGGCCCTGTTTACCCAGCAGGATGTATTTGCCTCGGGCGCGGCTTTGCGGTCGGTTACCGATTGGGCGCATTATAACCACGGTTATACCTCCAATATTTTAAACGAACCATATAACGATGAAAAGGCATACCGCCAAAGCTCGCCAATTTATTTTGCCGATGGTTTAAAAGGTAATTTGCTGATGCTGCACGGCATGGTAGACCAAAACGTGAACTTTCAGGATATTGTGCGCCTAACGCAACGGTTGATAGAACTGCATAAGCAAAACTGGCAGCTGGCACCCTATCCGGTAGAAGACCATGGCTTTATACAGCCCAGCAGTTGGACAGACGAGTACAGCAGGATATATAAGTTATTTGAAACAACTTTGAAGGGAAAATGA
- the rimP gene encoding ribosome assembly cofactor RimP has translation MNIEKRVTELVEEKIADNPSLFLVDVKMHSNGKLIVLVDGDNGIGIADCVAISRHVGFHLEEENVIETAYNLEVSSPGIDTPLTSQRQYAKNVGRQLGIKMDDGTKREGELLEAGDGFIIIEEKIKEKGKKAETVESTIPTDKITETKVLISFK, from the coding sequence ATGAATATTGAAAAAAGGGTAACCGAACTGGTAGAAGAGAAAATTGCCGATAACCCCAGCTTGTTCTTAGTGGATGTTAAAATGCACTCAAACGGCAAGCTCATCGTTTTGGTTGATGGGGATAACGGTATAGGTATTGCCGATTGTGTAGCCATAAGCAGGCATGTTGGTTTTCACCTCGAAGAAGAGAATGTGATAGAGACCGCCTATAACCTGGAGGTATCATCGCCGGGGATAGATACCCCGCTTACCTCGCAAAGGCAATACGCCAAAAACGTGGGCAGGCAACTGGGCATTAAAATGGACGATGGCACCAAGCGCGAAGGCGAACTATTAGAGGCCGGCGACGGTTTTATAATAATTGAAGAAAAAATAAAAGAAAAAGGGAAAAAGGCTGAAACTGTTGAAAGCACTATCCCTACAGATAAAATAACAGAAACAAAAGTTTTAATATCATTCAAGTAG
- the nusA gene encoding transcription termination/antitermination protein NusA: MSNINLIDSFQEFKDFKNIDRPTMMSVLEDVFRSMIRKKYGNDENCDVIVNTDNGDLEIWRTRTVMEDGFSEDDDLEIELAEARLTDPDLEVGDDFIEQITLESFGRRAILAARQTLVSKILELEKDEIFKKYKDRVGEIVTGEVYQVWKKETLVLDDEGNELLLPKTEQIPADYFKKGDSVRAVVSKVDMLNSNPKIIISRTAPEFLQRLFELEVPEIFDGLITIKKIVREPGERAKVAVESYDDRIDPVGACVGMKGSRIHGIVRELKNENIDVINYTNNIQLYIQRALSPAKITSIKLDDEKKTAAVYLKPDQVSLAIGRGGHNIKLAGKLTGYEIDVYREADEHDEDVDIEEFSDEIDSWIIDEFKRIGLDTAKSVLALSVGELVKRTDLEEETVKDVLSILQAEFE, encoded by the coding sequence ATGAGCAATATTAATTTAATTGATTCTTTTCAGGAATTTAAAGATTTCAAGAACATTGACCGCCCAACCATGATGAGCGTACTGGAAGACGTTTTCAGAAGCATGATCAGGAAAAAATACGGCAACGACGAAAACTGCGACGTTATAGTAAACACAGATAACGGCGATTTGGAAATTTGGCGTACACGTACCGTAATGGAAGATGGTTTTAGCGAGGATGATGACCTGGAGATTGAACTTGCAGAAGCAAGATTAACAGACCCTGACCTGGAAGTTGGCGACGACTTTATTGAGCAGATAACTTTAGAAAGCTTTGGCCGCCGTGCCATTTTAGCTGCCCGCCAAACGCTGGTATCTAAAATTTTAGAACTGGAGAAAGACGAGATATTTAAAAAATATAAAGACCGCGTTGGCGAAATTGTTACCGGCGAAGTTTACCAGGTTTGGAAAAAAGAAACCCTGGTGCTGGATGATGAAGGCAACGAGCTTTTATTACCTAAAACCGAACAAATACCTGCCGATTACTTTAAAAAAGGGGATAGCGTAAGGGCAGTAGTGAGCAAAGTGGATATGCTTAACAGCAACCCTAAGATCATTATATCGCGTACGGCACCCGAGTTTTTACAGCGTTTGTTTGAGCTGGAAGTACCCGAAATTTTTGATGGTTTGATCACGATCAAAAAGATCGTTCGCGAACCGGGCGAAAGAGCTAAGGTAGCGGTAGAATCGTATGATGACCGTATTGATCCGGTTGGTGCCTGCGTAGGTATGAAAGGGTCGCGTATACATGGTATAGTGCGCGAGTTAAAAAACGAAAATATTGACGTTATTAACTACACAAACAACATACAACTATACATACAGCGTGCACTATCGCCGGCCAAAATAACATCTATTAAGCTGGATGATGAGAAAAAAACAGCCGCAGTATACTTAAAACCCGATCAGGTATCTTTAGCTATCGGTCGTGGTGGCCATAACATAAAATTGGCAGGTAAATTGACAGGTTACGAAATAGATGTTTACCGCGAGGCTGATGAGCATGATGAGGATGTGGACATCGAAGAATTCTCAGACGAAATTGATAGCTGGATAATTGACGAATTTAAACGCATTGGGCTTGATACTGCAAAATCGGTATTGGCATTAAGCGTTGGTGAGTTGGTTAAACGTACCGATCTGGAAGAAGAAACGGTTAAAGATGTGTTATCAATTTTGCAGGCAGAATTTGAATAA